From one Rhopalosiphum padi isolate XX-2018 chromosome 2, ASM2088224v1, whole genome shotgun sequence genomic stretch:
- the LOC132921437 gene encoding E3 SUMO-protein ligase ZBED1 isoform X2, producing the protein MNRDGKKKKSKRPYTKIQPDRSNIETVSYQKLVVPKRMHSPYWKYFGFPASDNGSILTQDRIICILCKKQFAYKSNTTNLRVHLQSRHKTELMVLEMGSSKDLGSPKKRHGKNELMLLATSEGQVDVNRSNCRIKQQDVYIQGEINEQFVGENVANIQEQTPQMSVIFQDIDNSSNDVINKLVSDAITEFVITDLHLPDIVEGKGFQRLIATLRSPCEIPGKYKLEQYIIPRIYETTRSAVLSSIANSCSTFALGIEEWNCSSLNVYITISVFFQQLDKEGLCIKQLATILCNPNRTANEWCGILGSLFINWNINIDQVKTVIKAFTINNLDAALRTQGFVLIPCLIYELQNLCTKSCFETEEVLNVLTKCRTVSAKLHHHNALTSVTVQDNVVQVYNSFLSREYPQIWTTTYHYLERFVQRKDTIKTLCNTLDIGFFPHELLTDKDWSVIEDVVTTLEPLKVTVTTLSEEKIPLISLLKPLINQLTSYHLKVKPNDSNLAASLKNTFANELHWKYNNIDVQTFLHIATLLDPRFKDFPMTEGEEHLPTIKQELVKMVETEGSVPYDTKSNATEVDSDVPKKPRISGIGFLLGSVANVKSSPTVNKHNMSLEDRLNLEIAQYESERTPCLEECPLMWWSRMSSKCQNLIRLARKHFVYALSGSSSKLPLELQTLYYIKRSQINQELVDKMMFINANTVENNCS; encoded by the exons atgaatcgag atggcaaaaaaaaaaaaagcaaacgTCCTTACACTAAAATACAGCCAGACCGTTCAAACATCGAAACTGTCAGTTATCAAAAATTAGTTGTACCAAAGCGTATGCATAGTCCTTATTGGAAGTATTTTGGGTTTCCAGCGTCTGACAATGGTAGTATACTTACTCAAGATCGAATTATATGCATACTTTGTAAAAAGCAGTTTGCTTATAAAAGTAATACTACCAACTTGAGAGTACACTTGCAGAGCAGACATAAAACTGAATTAATGGTACTGGAAATGGGGTCCTCTAAAGATCTTGGAAGTCCAAAAAAAAGGCACGGCAAAAATGAATTAATGTTATTAGCTACATCTGAAGGCCAAGTGGATGTAAACAGGTCAAACTGCAGGATAAAACAACAAGATGTATATATACAAGGAGAAATTAATGAACAGTTTGTTGGGGAAAATGTTGCTAATATTCAAGAACAAACTCCTCAGATGTCTGTTATTTTTCAAGATATTGATAATTCa TCAAATGATGTGATCAATAAACTTGTATCGGATGCGATTACTGAATTTGTTATAACTGATCTTCATTTACCAGATATTGTAGAAGGTAAAGGTTTCCAACGTCTTATTGCTACATTAAGGTCTCCGTGTGAAATTCctggaaaatataaattggaaCAGTACATAATACCAAGAATTTATGAAACTACCAGATCCGCTGTTCTTAGTAGCATAGCAAATAGTTGTAGCACTTTTGCATTGGGTATAGAAGAATGGAATTGTTCTagcttaaatgtttatattacaataagtgTATTTTTCCAAcag tTGGACAAAGAAGGTCTGTGTATTAAACAACTAGCCACAATTTTATGTAATCCTAACAGAACCGCTAATGAATGGTGTGGAATCTTgggttcattatttataaattggaaCATTAATATTGATCAAGTAAAAACTGTCATCAAagcatttacaattaataatttagatgcAGCATTAAGAACTCAAGGTTTCGTTCTGATACCTTGCCTAATTTATGAATTACAa aatttatgtacaaaaagTTGCTTTGAAACAGAAGaagtattaaatgttttaacaaaatgtaGAACAGTTTCTGCTAAACTACATCACCATAATGCTTTAACATCTGTTACAGTTCAGGATAATGTTGTTCAAGTATATAATTCATTTCTTAGTAGAGAATATCCACAAATTTGGACAACGACTTATCACTATTTAGAACGTTTTGTTCAACGGAAAGATACCATAAAAACTTTATGCAACACACTGGATATTGGATTTTTTCCACATGAGTTGTTAACTGATAAAGATTGGTCAGTTATTGAAGATGTTGTCACAACTCTTGAGCCTTTAAAAGTTACTGTTACTACTCTAAGCGAAGAAAAAATACCATTGATATCATTATTGAAACCTTTAATTAATCAGTTAACAAGCTATCATTTGAAAGTAAAACCCAATGATTCAAATCTTGCTGCCAGTTTAAAAAACACATTTGCCAATGAACTTCACTGGAA gtataataatattgacgttCAAACCTTTTTACACATAGCAACATTATTAGATCCAAGATTCAAAGATTTTCCTATGACTGAAGGCGAAGAACATCTTCCAACAATAAAACAAGAACTAGTCAAAATGGTTGAAACTGAAGGCTCTGTGCCTTATGATACTAAATCAAATGCTACGGAAGTAGACTCAGATGTGCCTAAAAAACCTAGAATTTCAG GTATTGGATTTTTACTTGGAAGTGTTGCTAATGTAAAAAGTTCTCCTActgttaataaacataatatgtcacTTGAAGATAGGCTTAATTTAGAAATTGCTCAGTATGAATCTGAGCGAACTCCTTGTCTTGAAGAGTGTCCACTTATGTGGTGGTCACGAATGTCATCAAAATGCCAAAATCTAATAAGGCTTGCTAGAAAACACTTTGTGTATGCTCTTAGTGGATCATCCAGTAAGTTACCACTAGAGTTGCAAACTCTGTATTACATAAAAAGATCGCAAATAAATCAAGAACTAGTGGATAAAATGATGTTTATTAATGCAAATacagttgaaaataattgttcataa
- the LOC132921440 gene encoding large ribosomal subunit protein mL38 isoform X1 has protein sequence MYIYLNYSMSFSVTCLLKKQNRLLTAMSIRHRSQRRNLGKPPGIAKTLEERMEEMNFKDPKIHFKVDIGLPSPQRDKKTETAKRIEFIKKLKCNAELEKLARNNELPVSMDEISNDWSKTNAPLHIKKVAEYYGIFEHLYGDAYFTPYIQMDISYEYNSKKVPVYRGNIIKPIEALNSPEVNFEAPENTLWTLMLTNPDGHLHKENSEYIHWLVGNIPGGDVNKGETVFNYLQPFPAKGTGYQRMIFILYKQSTEINFSSIKSVNEKVDLAKRTFSTFDFYRSYEDIITPAGLAFYQTDWDNSLTKFYHDQLSMKEPIYEYDFPSPYIKPQKWFPLKEPFNLYMDKYRDEKQIAKEFLIRKLRKTHPFQKPEPPLKYPNAVPFKKTTPSWLKLEMKKERLRWGRVNDY, from the exons atgtatatatatttaaattacagtaTGTCTTTTTCGGTAACATGTttgctaaaaaaacaaaatcgattacTAACGGCAATGAGTATACGGCACAGAAGTCAACGTAGAAATTTGGGGAAACCTCCTGGTATTGCAAAAACATTAGAAGAGAGAATGGAAG AAATGAACTTCAAAGATCCAAAAATTCACTTTAAAGTTGACATTGGATTACCATCACCTCAGAGAGACAAAAAAACTGAAACAGCCAAGAGAATcgagtttataaaaaaactaaaatgcaATGCTGAACTTGAGAAATTAGCAAGAAACAATGAAT tacCAGTATCAATGGATGAAATATCTAATGATTGGTCAAAAACAAATGCtccattacatataaaaaaagtagCAGAGTACTATGGTatatttgaacatttatatGGAGATGCTTATTTTACACCTTACATTCAAATGGATATTAGTTATGAATACAACTCAAAAAAAGTACCTGTTTACAGAGGAAATATTATCAAACCTATAgag GCTCTTAATAGTCCGGAAGTAAATTTTGAAGCCCCTGAAAATACACTATGGACATTAATGCTTACTAATCCAGATGGACATTTACATAAAGAAAATTCTGAATACATCCATTGGCTAGT aggaAATATACCAGGTGGAGATGTTAACAAAGGTGAAActgtgtttaattatttacaaccaTTTCCAGCAAAAGGTACAGGATACCAAAGAATGATTTTTATTCTTTACAAGCAATCCACAGaaataaatttttcttcaaTTAAATCAGTTAATGAAAA agtagATTTGGCTAAAAGAACATTTAGCACTTTTGATTTTTATCGTTCTTATGAAGACATTATAACACCAGCCGGATTAGCATTTTATCAAACTGATTGGGACAATTCATTAACAAAGTTTTATCATGATCAATTATCAATGAAAGAACCAATTTATGAATATGATTTTCCATCTCCATATATTAAACCACAAAAATGGTTCCCTCTCAAAGAACCATTCAATtt atacatGGATAAGTATCGTGATGAAAAACAAATAGctaaagaatttttaataagaaaactaAGAAAAACACATCCATTCCAAAAGCCTGAACCACCTCTTAAGTATCCAAATGCAGTGCCATTTAAGAAAACTACTCCATCTTGGTTAAAACTAGAGATGAAAAAAGAACGTTTAAGATGGGGACGTGTGAATGATtactaa
- the LOC132921440 gene encoding large ribosomal subunit protein mL38 isoform X2, with protein sequence MSFSVTCLLKKQNRLLTAMSIRHRSQRRNLGKPPGIAKTLEERMEEMNFKDPKIHFKVDIGLPSPQRDKKTETAKRIEFIKKLKCNAELEKLARNNELPVSMDEISNDWSKTNAPLHIKKVAEYYGIFEHLYGDAYFTPYIQMDISYEYNSKKVPVYRGNIIKPIEALNSPEVNFEAPENTLWTLMLTNPDGHLHKENSEYIHWLVGNIPGGDVNKGETVFNYLQPFPAKGTGYQRMIFILYKQSTEINFSSIKSVNEKVDLAKRTFSTFDFYRSYEDIITPAGLAFYQTDWDNSLTKFYHDQLSMKEPIYEYDFPSPYIKPQKWFPLKEPFNLYMDKYRDEKQIAKEFLIRKLRKTHPFQKPEPPLKYPNAVPFKKTTPSWLKLEMKKERLRWGRVNDY encoded by the exons aTGTCTTTTTCGGTAACATGTttgctaaaaaaacaaaatcgattacTAACGGCAATGAGTATACGGCACAGAAGTCAACGTAGAAATTTGGGGAAACCTCCTGGTATTGCAAAAACATTAGAAGAGAGAATGGAAG AAATGAACTTCAAAGATCCAAAAATTCACTTTAAAGTTGACATTGGATTACCATCACCTCAGAGAGACAAAAAAACTGAAACAGCCAAGAGAATcgagtttataaaaaaactaaaatgcaATGCTGAACTTGAGAAATTAGCAAGAAACAATGAAT tacCAGTATCAATGGATGAAATATCTAATGATTGGTCAAAAACAAATGCtccattacatataaaaaaagtagCAGAGTACTATGGTatatttgaacatttatatGGAGATGCTTATTTTACACCTTACATTCAAATGGATATTAGTTATGAATACAACTCAAAAAAAGTACCTGTTTACAGAGGAAATATTATCAAACCTATAgag GCTCTTAATAGTCCGGAAGTAAATTTTGAAGCCCCTGAAAATACACTATGGACATTAATGCTTACTAATCCAGATGGACATTTACATAAAGAAAATTCTGAATACATCCATTGGCTAGT aggaAATATACCAGGTGGAGATGTTAACAAAGGTGAAActgtgtttaattatttacaaccaTTTCCAGCAAAAGGTACAGGATACCAAAGAATGATTTTTATTCTTTACAAGCAATCCACAGaaataaatttttcttcaaTTAAATCAGTTAATGAAAA agtagATTTGGCTAAAAGAACATTTAGCACTTTTGATTTTTATCGTTCTTATGAAGACATTATAACACCAGCCGGATTAGCATTTTATCAAACTGATTGGGACAATTCATTAACAAAGTTTTATCATGATCAATTATCAATGAAAGAACCAATTTATGAATATGATTTTCCATCTCCATATATTAAACCACAAAAATGGTTCCCTCTCAAAGAACCATTCAATtt atacatGGATAAGTATCGTGATGAAAAACAAATAGctaaagaatttttaataagaaaactaAGAAAAACACATCCATTCCAAAAGCCTGAACCACCTCTTAAGTATCCAAATGCAGTGCCATTTAAGAAAACTACTCCATCTTGGTTAAAACTAGAGATGAAAAAAGAACGTTTAAGATGGGGACGTGTGAATGATtactaa
- the LOC132921437 gene encoding E3 SUMO-protein ligase ZBED1 isoform X1 has product MNRGNKISIELNPFLQSTSQTSSGTPNNGKKKKSKRPYTKIQPDRSNIETVSYQKLVVPKRMHSPYWKYFGFPASDNGSILTQDRIICILCKKQFAYKSNTTNLRVHLQSRHKTELMVLEMGSSKDLGSPKKRHGKNELMLLATSEGQVDVNRSNCRIKQQDVYIQGEINEQFVGENVANIQEQTPQMSVIFQDIDNSSNDVINKLVSDAITEFVITDLHLPDIVEGKGFQRLIATLRSPCEIPGKYKLEQYIIPRIYETTRSAVLSSIANSCSTFALGIEEWNCSSLNVYITISVFFQQLDKEGLCIKQLATILCNPNRTANEWCGILGSLFINWNINIDQVKTVIKAFTINNLDAALRTQGFVLIPCLIYELQNLCTKSCFETEEVLNVLTKCRTVSAKLHHHNALTSVTVQDNVVQVYNSFLSREYPQIWTTTYHYLERFVQRKDTIKTLCNTLDIGFFPHELLTDKDWSVIEDVVTTLEPLKVTVTTLSEEKIPLISLLKPLINQLTSYHLKVKPNDSNLAASLKNTFANELHWKYNNIDVQTFLHIATLLDPRFKDFPMTEGEEHLPTIKQELVKMVETEGSVPYDTKSNATEVDSDVPKKPRISGIGFLLGSVANVKSSPTVNKHNMSLEDRLNLEIAQYESERTPCLEECPLMWWSRMSSKCQNLIRLARKHFVYALSGSSSKLPLELQTLYYIKRSQINQELVDKMMFINANTVENNCS; this is encoded by the exons atgaatcgaggtaataaaatatcaattgaaTTAAACCCATTTTTGCAATCCACATCACAAACTTCGTCTGGGACACCAAACA atggcaaaaaaaaaaaaagcaaacgTCCTTACACTAAAATACAGCCAGACCGTTCAAACATCGAAACTGTCAGTTATCAAAAATTAGTTGTACCAAAGCGTATGCATAGTCCTTATTGGAAGTATTTTGGGTTTCCAGCGTCTGACAATGGTAGTATACTTACTCAAGATCGAATTATATGCATACTTTGTAAAAAGCAGTTTGCTTATAAAAGTAATACTACCAACTTGAGAGTACACTTGCAGAGCAGACATAAAACTGAATTAATGGTACTGGAAATGGGGTCCTCTAAAGATCTTGGAAGTCCAAAAAAAAGGCACGGCAAAAATGAATTAATGTTATTAGCTACATCTGAAGGCCAAGTGGATGTAAACAGGTCAAACTGCAGGATAAAACAACAAGATGTATATATACAAGGAGAAATTAATGAACAGTTTGTTGGGGAAAATGTTGCTAATATTCAAGAACAAACTCCTCAGATGTCTGTTATTTTTCAAGATATTGATAATTCa TCAAATGATGTGATCAATAAACTTGTATCGGATGCGATTACTGAATTTGTTATAACTGATCTTCATTTACCAGATATTGTAGAAGGTAAAGGTTTCCAACGTCTTATTGCTACATTAAGGTCTCCGTGTGAAATTCctggaaaatataaattggaaCAGTACATAATACCAAGAATTTATGAAACTACCAGATCCGCTGTTCTTAGTAGCATAGCAAATAGTTGTAGCACTTTTGCATTGGGTATAGAAGAATGGAATTGTTCTagcttaaatgtttatattacaataagtgTATTTTTCCAAcag tTGGACAAAGAAGGTCTGTGTATTAAACAACTAGCCACAATTTTATGTAATCCTAACAGAACCGCTAATGAATGGTGTGGAATCTTgggttcattatttataaattggaaCATTAATATTGATCAAGTAAAAACTGTCATCAAagcatttacaattaataatttagatgcAGCATTAAGAACTCAAGGTTTCGTTCTGATACCTTGCCTAATTTATGAATTACAa aatttatgtacaaaaagTTGCTTTGAAACAGAAGaagtattaaatgttttaacaaaatgtaGAACAGTTTCTGCTAAACTACATCACCATAATGCTTTAACATCTGTTACAGTTCAGGATAATGTTGTTCAAGTATATAATTCATTTCTTAGTAGAGAATATCCACAAATTTGGACAACGACTTATCACTATTTAGAACGTTTTGTTCAACGGAAAGATACCATAAAAACTTTATGCAACACACTGGATATTGGATTTTTTCCACATGAGTTGTTAACTGATAAAGATTGGTCAGTTATTGAAGATGTTGTCACAACTCTTGAGCCTTTAAAAGTTACTGTTACTACTCTAAGCGAAGAAAAAATACCATTGATATCATTATTGAAACCTTTAATTAATCAGTTAACAAGCTATCATTTGAAAGTAAAACCCAATGATTCAAATCTTGCTGCCAGTTTAAAAAACACATTTGCCAATGAACTTCACTGGAA gtataataatattgacgttCAAACCTTTTTACACATAGCAACATTATTAGATCCAAGATTCAAAGATTTTCCTATGACTGAAGGCGAAGAACATCTTCCAACAATAAAACAAGAACTAGTCAAAATGGTTGAAACTGAAGGCTCTGTGCCTTATGATACTAAATCAAATGCTACGGAAGTAGACTCAGATGTGCCTAAAAAACCTAGAATTTCAG GTATTGGATTTTTACTTGGAAGTGTTGCTAATGTAAAAAGTTCTCCTActgttaataaacataatatgtcacTTGAAGATAGGCTTAATTTAGAAATTGCTCAGTATGAATCTGAGCGAACTCCTTGTCTTGAAGAGTGTCCACTTATGTGGTGGTCACGAATGTCATCAAAATGCCAAAATCTAATAAGGCTTGCTAGAAAACACTTTGTGTATGCTCTTAGTGGATCATCCAGTAAGTTACCACTAGAGTTGCAAACTCTGTATTACATAAAAAGATCGCAAATAAATCAAGAACTAGTGGATAAAATGATGTTTATTAATGCAAATacagttgaaaataattgttcataa